A genomic stretch from Candidatus Dependentiae bacterium includes:
- a CDS encoding guanylate kinase encodes MIGKLFVISAPSGAGKTTLVDTVLKSVGNKYALKRVITYTSRVPRPGEENTKDYYFISESAFKAKIDQGFFLEYSTVYGTYYGSPRSIIEDLKRGISYFLILDRRGLEQIIDIFTDLVSIWVSVDVDILKQRLMMRNSETQSQIEHRLLLAQKELELEQTYSLYNHHIFNNNLQKAAISLEALLEKYFNF; translated from the coding sequence ATGATCGGAAAACTTTTTGTTATTTCTGCACCATCCGGCGCGGGAAAAACAACACTCGTTGACACAGTTCTTAAAAGTGTTGGAAATAAATATGCGCTCAAGCGGGTTATTACATACACTTCTCGTGTACCTCGTCCCGGAGAAGAAAATACGAAGGATTATTACTTTATTTCTGAAAGTGCATTCAAGGCAAAGATAGATCAAGGTTTTTTTTTAGAGTATAGCACCGTATATGGCACTTACTATGGATCTCCCAGGTCCATTATAGAGGATCTAAAGAGAGGAATCTCTTATTTTTTAATCTTGGACAGGAGAGGGTTGGAGCAAATTATTGATATTTTTACAGATTTGGTTTCAATTTGGGTGTCTGTTGATGTTGATATTTTAAAACAACGTTTAATGATGAGAAACTCAGAAACTCAGTCACAAATTGAACATCGTTTGCTTTTGGCACAAAAAGAACTCGAACTTGAACAAACATATTCTTTGTATAATCATCACATTTTTAATAATAATTTACAAAAAGCGGCAATAAGTTTAGAAGCACTTTTAGAAAAGTATTTTAATTTTTGA